TGATCGTGCCGACCGACACACCGGGATTCCGGGTGAAAGCCACGCTCGAAAAGCTCGGGCTCCACACGTCTCCCACGGGATGGCTCGAGTTCGACGGGTGCCGCGTCCCGAAGAGCTACACGATCGGACGGCCCAACGTCGGTTTTTTCTACCACGTACAGAATCTCCTCGAGGAGCGGCTCATCGGCGGCGTGAGCGCCGTCGCTCTGGCTTCGCTCGTCCTGGAAGACACGATGTCCTACCTGCGGGGACGCGTGGCCTACGGAAAGCCGCTTTCCCGACTCCACCCCGTGCGGCAGACCCTGGCGGAGCTCGCTTCCTACCTCGAGATGGCCCGGCGCTTCGTTTACTCCGTCTGCGAAAGCTTCCGCGACGGACGGGTCGAAGCCAAGGAAATCTGCATGATCAAGTTCGCGGTCGTCGAGGTCGTGCAGAGGCTCGTCGAAAGATGCCTCCAGCTCCACGGCGGGTACGGATTCCTCGAGGAGAACTGGCTCACGCGCGTCTACCGGGACGTGCGCGTTCTCAGTCTGGGCGGCGGAACTTCGGAAGTCATGAAGGACCTGGTGGCGGGATACCTGAGGCTCTGAGGGGTGGCCGGGGCCCTCGCGAATGGATTTTCGCGGCCGAAAAGTCGTCCTCACGGGGATCGGGATCGTCGCCCCGAGCGGCGTCGGCCACCGGGCCTTCTGGGAGGCTCTTCTCGAGGGCCGCTCGCTCGTCGGCCCGATCACGCGCTTCGACGCCCGAGATTACCCGAGCCGTGTGGCCGCCGAGGTTCGTGACCGCTCCTACGAAGAGCTCCTCGACCCGCGTCTTTTGCGAACGACCACGCTCGCGACACAGTTCGCTCTCGCCGCAGCCGAACTGGCGCTTCGCGACGCGCGCTTGAGCCGTCCCCTTCTTCCACCGGAGTCGACCGGAGTGTATCTCGGCACCGCCCTCGGGGGCTGGCTCGACGCGGAAAAGCAATTCGCGCTCCTCCAGCTCCGCGGCGCCCGCCGGGTGAACCCCTTTCTCGCGAACAGCGCGCCCCACCACGGCACGGCGGCTCAGATCGCGGCGCAGTACGGCATCGAGGGGCCGAATCTCACCCTGACCACGGGCTGCCCGTCTTCGCTCGTGGCGACCGCCGAGGCAGCCGAGCGGATCGCTTCGGGCGAACTCGACGTGTGCCTCGCCGGCGGGACCGAGGCCCCCGTGTCGCCGCTGGTCGTCGGAGGGATGACGCGGACGAACGAACTCTCGGTCCGGAACGAAGATCCCGAGCATGCCTCGTGCCCATTCGACCGGTCGCACTGCGGCCTCGTGGTCGCCGAAGGGGCCTGCATCCTCGTGCTCGAGACGGAAGAAAGAGCACGTGCCCGCGGCATTTCGCCCTACGCCGCCGTCCTCGGGGGTGCCACGTCGTGCGATGCCCAGGGACTCTGGACGCTGGATCCGTCGGGAGAGACGGCTGCCCGCACGATCCACCGCCTTTTCCGGAAGACCGCGATCCAGCCCGCCGATCTCGACTACGTCTGCTCCCACGCCAACTCGTCTCCCGCCTTCGACCGCAAGGAAACCGTCGTGCTCACGAAAGCTCTCGGCGAGTTCGCCGCCAGGATCCCCGTGAGCTCCATCAAGGGCGTCCTCGGGCATCCCTTCGGTGCCGCGGGTGCTTTCCAGACCGCAGCCGCTGCCCTGGCTCTTCGAACGGGTACGATCCCCCACACCCACAACCTCGAAGAGCCCGACCCCGAATGCCAGCTTGCCCACGTGAGGGAGCACCCCCTCCGAGCGAGCCTCGGGCACGTCCTCGTGTCGAGCTACGGGTACGGCGGCCTGAACGCCTACCTGCTCCTCGGGCGGGCCGACGAGGCCGGCTAGTTTCGCGCAGCCACGGCTAGCAGGCGCGCCACCTCTTCCTCCTCCCGAGCCGAGCCGAGAAATTTCGGCCGCCCGAGGAGGACGAGAGACGGAAGAACCGTGATGGCCGCAAGAGCGCTCACCGAGACGATCAGGGCCGTCAAGACCCCGAGGCGGGTCCAGATGCTGAAACCCGAAAAAGGAAGGAGAAGGTAGCCCGCGGCAACCGCCGAGGAAACGAAAAAGACGGCTTTGCCCGACGTGGAAAGGCTTCTCCTCACGGCTTCTTCCGGCGGGTAGTTCTTCCACTCCTCCCGAATCCGGAAGATCAGGTAGATGGCGAAATCCGCCCCGATGCTCACCCCCATGGCCGTGATGGCAGCCGTCGTCATGTCGAGCCAGGTGCGCGTCCATCCCATGGTACCGAGCGTGACCGCGACGGCGACCACGAGAGGCACGAGAACGAGCCCGCCGCCCACGAGCGACCGCAGGACGGCTCCCGCCAGGACGAAGATGATGGTGGCGATTTGCACCATGTTGAGGATCTTCTCCCGGACCACGATGTCGTTCATGGCCGTCTGCGCACCGATGGTCCCGCCCGCGATCCGCGCCTCGGCGGGGAGCCCTGCGAACCTGCGCTTCGCGAACCCCTGGAGCGAGGCAAGAAGGGCACGCGAGAACGAAGCCGTGTCGTCGCGGCTCAACCCGCGGACCACCGCGTTCCGATATTCGGCATCGACGAACGCACCGAGGCCGTCGGGCCCGGCGGAAAGACTGTAGAGAAAAAGGTACTGCGCCACGAGTGCGGGATCTTCCGGAATCCGGTACTCCGCCGGGTCGCCGTCGTGCATGGCGCGGTTCATGCGCTTGATGTGGTCCGCAATGGAAACGACGCTTCCGAGCTCGGGATACTTGCGCATCTCGGCCTCGAGGTCGTCGATGGCTCGGAGCACGTCCGGCCGCTGGAGGGCCTTTTCTTCCTTGCCTTCGATGAGGATCCGAATCGCCGCGGTGCCGTAGAGTTTTTCGTTGAGAAGGGCGTCGTCGCGGCGGACCTGCGTCGAAGGCGAAAACCAGTACCGGAAGCTGTTGTCGACCTCGAGCCGGAAGAGCCCGAGCCCAGCGAGAAGGGTGACTCCGACACCGGCCGCCAGAACTGCGCGAGGGCGCCCGACCACCCACCCGGCAACGCACGAGAGAAAGCGGTCGAGCCAGCGTTTTTCCGCCTCGCGTTCCGCTTCTCGCCGCTTCGGCGCGGGAAGCAAGGATCGACAGGCCGGCGTGAAAGTCATCTCCAGGACGAGGGCACTCAGAATTCCCGACGCCATGAGCGCCCCGAACACCCGGACGCTGTGCACGTCGAAGCCCAGAAGAGAGGCGAACCCCGCGGACGCGATGAAGCCGGCGGTAAGCATGACGGGACCGACGGCCGTGACCGAGCGCACGACGGCTTCGTCGTTGTCCCCGACGATCGCGTACTCTTCGTAGTAACGCTTGAGAATCTGGACCGCGTGCCCTGCGGCCACGGCCAGAATGATGACCGGCGTGATCGCACTCCAGGTGTCCAGCGGCTGCCCGCTCCAGCCCACGATACCGAGCGCCCAGACGACGCTGAGAAGCGCCGTCACGAGAGGGAGAATCATCGCTTGCAGGGTTCGAAAAGCCTCGTAGTGAACGAGACCGATCACCACCACCGCGAGCGGGAAGAGGACACCGATCATCCGGGTGTACTCCATGAGTGCCTGTTTCAGGATCGGCGCCCCCGCGAGCGCGATCGTGACGCTCTCGTCACGTTCCGGCTCCACGATTTCGTGGATGCGTTTTGCGATGAAGGCGTCGGTCGCTTTCTCGTCGAAATCCGCCACGATGATCGTGGCCGTCTCGTCGCGCGAGACGACGGTGTCGGCGAGCAACGGGTCCTCGCGGACCTCACGCCGGAGCCGCTCGACCTCCTCGGTTGTTTCCGGAGGTTCCTCCATGAGAGGATGGACGTCCATCACCCCGTCGGGTCCCGTCACGACGGCCTTCACGTAGGGAGCCGCGAGGCTGAAGACGCTGCTCTCGATGATCCCCGGAGTCCGGAGCAGGCCTTCCGTGATGCGGTGGACCTTGGCGAGGATTTCCGGACGAAAAATCGTGCCCTCGCGCGCGACGACGCCGATCACCGTCACGGCTTCCCCGCCGAAGATCTCGGTGATGCGGTCCTGGATCCGGACGTATTCGTGGTGTTTCGGAAACTGGGCGTCGCGACGGATCTCGAGGTGAACGGAGCGCAGCCGGGAGGCGAAAAACACCGTGAGCAGCCCCACCAGGACCAGCACCCCCACCCTGTGCCGAACGACGAAGCGAACGTAGCGCTCCAACAGTACGACTCCGTAACCCGGCACTTTTACTGAACACGGGGCGAGAACACAAGGTTCCGAAGAAGCGCTCGCCTGCCCCCGGCACGACGGCGCCCTTCGGCTCCGCCACGCACGCTTTTACGGAGCGCCGCGAAACCGACGGCCCCCGGGGCAGGTGAACCGAGCCGGTTTTTCTGCTACGAGCGTCCGCATCTTGCGGCGAAGAATCCGCATCGCTCGCGCAAGAGAAAGACACTCCCCGAAACGGAGGAAGCCGAGATGATCGTCGTCACGAACCGCATCCCCGTCGCGAAGGGGCACGAGAAAGACTTCGAGGACCGCTTCCGCAACCGCGCTCACCTGATCGATCGCTCTCCCGGGTTCGTCCGCAACCTGGTCTTGCGACCGGTCCAGCGGCGATACGACCACGCCACCGGAAGCTGGCGAGAAGTGGAAGAACAGGGCTACTACCTCGTCCAGACCTACTGGGAAACCGAAGAGGCCTTCTGGAACTGGACGAAGAGCGAATCCTTCCGGATCGCGCACCAGAACCGGCCTCCTGCCGAAATGTTCGCGGGCCCGAACGTCCTCGAAATCCACGAGGTCGTCCTGGATACGGCACGGGCGGAAT
This Candidatus Binatia bacterium DNA region includes the following protein-coding sequences:
- a CDS encoding acyl-CoA dehydrogenase; the encoded protein is MNLFHNGHEEFRTRVRRFVEERLAPHADEWERRKVLPRSVFTELGQQGFLGLTRPREYGGLGLDFGYNVVLAEELPRARMPGLTLSVLAQVNFVPPLLVRYGTEEQKREFLVPALRGEKIGALASTEPTGGSDIVNATRCRAVDDGDFWVIEGEKKFITNGPIADFVVCLVRTRPEPTPNSFSLVIVPTDTPGFRVKATLEKLGLHTSPTGWLEFDGCRVPKSYTIGRPNVGFFYHVQNLLEERLIGGVSAVALASLVLEDTMSYLRGRVAYGKPLSRLHPVRQTLAELASYLEMARRFVYSVCESFRDGRVEAKEICMIKFAVVEVVQRLVERCLQLHGGYGFLEENWLTRVYRDVRVLSLGGGTSEVMKDLVAGYLRL
- the fabF gene encoding 3-oxoacyl-[acyl-carrier-protein] synthase 2, translating into MDFRGRKVVLTGIGIVAPSGVGHRAFWEALLEGRSLVGPITRFDARDYPSRVAAEVRDRSYEELLDPRLLRTTTLATQFALAAAELALRDARLSRPLLPPESTGVYLGTALGGWLDAEKQFALLQLRGARRVNPFLANSAPHHGTAAQIAAQYGIEGPNLTLTTGCPSSLVATAEAAERIASGELDVCLAGGTEAPVSPLVVGGMTRTNELSVRNEDPEHASCPFDRSHCGLVVAEGACILVLETEERARARGISPYAAVLGGATSCDAQGLWTLDPSGETAARTIHRLFRKTAIQPADLDYVCSHANSSPAFDRKETVVLTKALGEFAARIPVSSIKGVLGHPFGAAGAFQTAAAALALRTGTIPHTHNLEEPDPECQLAHVREHPLRASLGHVLVSSYGYGGLNAYLLLGRADEAG
- a CDS encoding antibiotic biosynthesis monooxygenase — its product is MIVVTNRIPVAKGHEKDFEDRFRNRAHLIDRSPGFVRNLVLRPVQRRYDHATGSWREVEEQGYYLVQTYWETEEAFWNWTKSESFRIAHQNRPPAEMFAGPNVLEIHEVVLDTARAESEGES